Within the Qingrenia yutianensis genome, the region GGTGTCAAAAGCGTACACCGAATTTACAAAGGAGGTGTTAGCCGATGGCAGGAAGAAAGAGCGACTTCACTCTCACGAAGCTCGATGACTTATTTTCAACGCAGGAACAGAGAGATGAAGAAAAGCTTTCCAAAATCCGAGATATTCCCTTGACTGAGATTGACGATTTCCCCGACCACCCTTTTAAGGTGCGTGATGACGAGGATATGGCACAGCTCATTGAGAGTATTAAGGAACGAGGGGTTATTACTCCGGCGACGGTAAGGCAGAAAGAGGACGGCAGATACGAACTCATTTCAGGACACAGACGAAAGCGAGCCTGTGAGCTTGCCGGGTTTGATACGCTCCGATGTGAAGTTGTTGAGCTGAACCGAGACGAAGCCACAATTTTAATGGTTGAGAGTAACTATCAAAGGTCGCAGATACTTCCCTCTGAAAAAGCCTATGCCTACAAAATGCGTTTGGAAGCGATGAAAAGGCAAGCGGGCAGACCGAGCAAAGATAATTTAGTCCCAGTGGGACAAAATTTTTCAAGGGAAGAACTTGCAACTCAAAGTGGCGAAAGCCAAACGCAAATTCAGCGTTATATTCGCCTTACAAACCTTGTTCCCGAACTTTTGGATTATGTTGACGAGGGGCGAATTAAAATGCGACCGGCGGTTGAATTGTCTTTTCTCGATGAGGACAGTCAGCGTGATGTGGTTGATGAAATCGACCTGAACGACGCAACCCCGTCCCACGACCAAACAATCCGTATGCGAAAGTTCTTTGAGGAGGGCAAGCTCACAACCGAAGCAATCCAAGCGATTATGTCGGAGGAAAAACCAAACCAAAGGGAGAAAATTGTTTTGAGGGGCGACAGGGTTCGACAGCTTATCCCGAAGAACATTCCCATAAGCCAAACGGAGGATTTTGTGTGCAAGGCATTGGAGCATTACAACAAGTTTCTGCGAAGCAGAGCCGACCGTGACAGCCGATAGCCTTCCCCCTTTCTCACACTCTAACCCCTATATATACCGGCAATTAACCTGCTGAAAAATATACTCTATCTCCCTTGAGTATATCTATCTCAATAACATATAGCTGTCTATATAAGGGTTCGCACATTTGGAGCAAAAGCAAAATGTCTGCTACGATAAAAAGTTCACCAATCGCACCTTTGATGTTTTGACCGGTTTTGATTACGATTAAGGCAGAAAGGAGCGATGGATATGAAAAAAAGGCTGATACCTTGTGTTCTTGCCTGCCTGATGATTTTCCTCGTAGGTTGTACCAGTAACACAGCCAAAGAAGCTGCACAGGAGATAACGAAAACAGAGACTTCTTTTCCGGCTGGTAATAACGAAACAAATTCTCAGGAAGATACGGCAGAAGAACCGGAAAGCACGGCAGTTCAGGAAGAAACACCGATTACGGCAGAAGAAAGCCAATCAACCGCTGAAAGTCAGACGGTTGCAACTGTTCAGACAAAACCGGCGGAAGATAAAACGGCTGAAACTCCTGTAACTGAAAAGCCAAAGGCAGAGCCACCAAAGCAGACAACCACGCAGGCTGAACCCGAAAAACAAACGGAACAGCCAAAAGAACAGACAACTGCCGAACAAAAGCCGGTTGAAAAACCGACTGAAAAGCCGGCAGAACCGAAACCGACAGAGCCGCCCAAGCAGACATTTGATGTCAGCCCTTATGTAAGTTACGCAAAAGAGTATGCGGTGAGCATAGGGCTTTCTCTTGACAGCACGGCGACAGAATGTTGGGACAATCCCATATCCGCAAATCCTAACCGAAGCGGTATTAACTCTGATATTGAAAGCAGGCTTAACCGATACAAGAACAGCGAGGGTTTTACCGCTGTGTGGATATGGACAGAAAAGCTATCCGATACGGAGTACAACATCTATATCGGTTACTGCTGAAACAAAATGAATTTTAAGCGGACGCACTGAGTAAAATCGGTGCGTTTTTGCATTTCAAGGAGGAAAACGCAATGGTTAAAACAAAATTCAAGAAAGCCGTCTCGCTTATGTTGGCGGCGGTTATGAGCCTTACTGCTTTTATGGGCATTGGGGCAACGACAGCCTTTGCAGCCGTAGGCGAAAAAGCCGATGTGTACCTCGTCGATTATCCCCGAAGCGGAGATACCAATAACAACGGCGAATGGGGACACGGCAATCTCAACTATATGAACGGTTGGAAAGGCTTGTCCACGAAATATACAGGACTTCGTGCAATGGGTTCGTATTCGGGCAATATCGCCTACTGTATTGAGCCGGGTACAGGACAGCGGACAGGAGATACTCTCACCGAAAAGGACGAGAACTTCTTTAATAACATCAGCCCGAACGGAACGATTTCCGGCGATGATATTCGCCTGCTTATCGGTCGCATCTTGCAGTACGGCTACCGTGGAGGTATTTCGACAAGCTGGAAGTCGCAGAATGAAAGCGACGCAAACTGTATCGCACACGCTTATGCCACTCAGATTTTGATTTGGGAAACTATTGTCGGCGAAAGAGACGCAGGCTTCAATCACGTTTCTACCGGAGGGTGCAATGCCGTGCTTGAATGTGTAAGCTCTGCACACCCACTCCGCAGTAAAATCTTGTCGTACTACAACAGTATGGTAAAAAGTGTTCAGAATCACACCAAAGTACCGAGCTTCTGCACAAGGTCAAGCGGTTCTGCCAAGGTGAACGAGCTTGAATGGAACGGAAGCAAGTATGTTGCAACTCTCACCGATACAAACGGTGTGCTTGGCAATTACAATTTCTCGGCAAATATTGACGGCGTTTCGTTCTCTGTCAGCGGAAACAAATTGACTGTTTCAATGGAAAAAGCTCCGAGCAAGGAATTTACTATCACAGCCGCAAAAAAGAACGGTGTCCGCA harbors:
- a CDS encoding ParB/RepB/Spo0J family partition protein — encoded protein: MAGRKSDFTLTKLDDLFSTQEQRDEEKLSKIRDIPLTEIDDFPDHPFKVRDDEDMAQLIESIKERGVITPATVRQKEDGRYELISGHRRKRACELAGFDTLRCEVVELNRDEATILMVESNYQRSQILPSEKAYAYKMRLEAMKRQAGRPSKDNLVPVGQNFSREELATQSGESQTQIQRYIRLTNLVPELLDYVDEGRIKMRPAVELSFLDEDSQRDVVDEIDLNDATPSHDQTIRMRKFFEEGKLTTEAIQAIMSEEKPNQREKIVLRGDRVRQLIPKNIPISQTEDFVCKALEHYNKFLRSRADRDSR